The Vanessa cardui chromosome 9, ilVanCard2.1, whole genome shotgun sequence genome has a window encoding:
- the LOC124532288 gene encoding uncharacterized protein LOC124532288 isoform X2, with amino-acid sequence MRCLILLIPMLCFANGRNLHDFNEDRDTDISDSIDLIKNIRDSNSNQMRHRRKSRQSYYDFSPYYYDNRREYGRHQDEMLNRIVRLLDEISLYVKRPPTPPPPPQVIYVPYPVPYPVPHTRPCTEKPNKVNLTDRWPDMDDANMNWGLVPDEVEDIDDGNDGARPVSFVPMETNESVPVPPPVEHGSSQAGCNNSTCKNKKSSRSKIQSRIFH; translated from the exons aTGAGgtgcttaatattattaatcccGATGTTATGTTTTGCCAATGGACGAAACCTGCACGACTTCAACGAGGATCGCGACACCGATATCAGCGACAGCATCGACTTAATAAAGAACATTAGAGATTCGAATAGTAATCAAATGAGACATCGCCGGAAGTCGAGACAGTCATATTACGACTTTTCTCCTTATTATTACGATAATAGACGAGAGTACGGTCGTCATCAAGATGAGATGCTGAACCGGATAGTGAGGCTGTTGGATGAAATTTCCTTATACGTAAAGCGACCGCCAACACCTCCACCTCCACCACAAGTTATTTACGTACCGTACCCTGTTCCTTACCCGGTGCCACACACGCGACCTTGCACTGAAAAACCAAACAAAGTAAATTTAACCGATAGATGGCCAGATATGGATGACGCTAACATGAATTGGGGTTTAGTGCCTGATGAAGTAGAAGATATAGATGACGGTAATGATGGTGCTAGACCTGTGTCGTTTGTACCCATGGAAACGAATGAGTCTGTACCAGTTCCACCACCTGTTGAGCACGGTAGCTCGCAAGCAGGG tgtAATAACTCTACTTGCAAGAATAAAAAATCAAGCAGAAGTAAAATACAATCAAGAATATTCCACTAG
- the LOC124532288 gene encoding uncharacterized protein LOC124532288 isoform X1 produces the protein MRCLILLIPMLCFANGRNLHDFNEDRDTDISDSIDLIKNIRDSNSNQMRHRRKSRQSYYDFSPYYYDNRREYGRHQDEMLNRIVRLLDEISLYVKRPPTPPPPPQVIYVPYPVPYPVPHTRPCTEKPNKVNLTDRWPDMDDANMNWGLVPDEVEDIDDGNDGARPVSFVPMETNESVPVPPPVEHGSSQAGMEPSTEAPIARPGICQAAIIICCNTGTKQIQQSCFTKYGCPKTFSTGLSCKPKIVKQVLEEFAKAYAPNTSR, from the exons aTGAGgtgcttaatattattaatcccGATGTTATGTTTTGCCAATGGACGAAACCTGCACGACTTCAACGAGGATCGCGACACCGATATCAGCGACAGCATCGACTTAATAAAGAACATTAGAGATTCGAATAGTAATCAAATGAGACATCGCCGGAAGTCGAGACAGTCATATTACGACTTTTCTCCTTATTATTACGATAATAGACGAGAGTACGGTCGTCATCAAGATGAGATGCTGAACCGGATAGTGAGGCTGTTGGATGAAATTTCCTTATACGTAAAGCGACCGCCAACACCTCCACCTCCACCACAAGTTATTTACGTACCGTACCCTGTTCCTTACCCGGTGCCACACACGCGACCTTGCACTGAAAAACCAAACAAAGTAAATTTAACCGATAGATGGCCAGATATGGATGACGCTAACATGAATTGGGGTTTAGTGCCTGATGAAGTAGAAGATATAGATGACGGTAATGATGGTGCTAGACCTGTGTCGTTTGTACCCATGGAAACGAATGAGTCTGTACCAGTTCCACCACCTGTTGAGCACGGTAGCTCGCAAGCAGGG ATGGAACCGTCAACTGAAGCACCAATAGCTAGGCCCGGCATTTGCCAGGCTGCCATTATTATATGCTGCAATACGGGAACCAAACAAATTCAACAGAGTTGCTTCACGAAATATGGCTGCCCTAAGACATTTTCGACTGGGCTTTCATGTAAACCGaaaatagtaaaacaagttTTAGAAGAATTCGCAAAAGCATATGCACCTAATACGAGTCGTTGA